The following proteins are co-located in the Salvelinus namaycush isolate Seneca chromosome 33, SaNama_1.0, whole genome shotgun sequence genome:
- the LOC120027716 gene encoding carboxypeptidase A6-like, which produces MAVNFRCAVQALVLLGCVIILSNVLCPVGANLYNNRYAGDQVFRITPSNKEEVQVLKKLLGNIKVDLWQPNSASLIRHNATVDVHVRRNDTRGLRTRLQKEHIDFKVFISNLQREIEKQTGHRSSRKRRSESQYDYEVYHSLEEIQSWMFEMNRTHPHLVDMFSIGRSYEGRPLYILQLGKRTRSYKKAVWIDCGVHAREWIGPAFCQWFVKEALHSYQYDSVMRRLMNQLNFYIMPVFNVDGYHFSWTTDRFWRKTRSKNAKYHCRGVDANRNWKVKWCEEGASSQPCDDTYCGPFPESEPEVKAVAKFLRKHKKRVKAYISIHAYAQMLLYPYSYKYATIPNFNCVESAAHNAVTALYSAYGVRYRYGPASTTLYVSSGSSMDWAYRNGIPYAFAFELRDTGYFGFLLPEALINPTCTETMRAVKTISSGLLKKCETGMHQLDRERYPYL; this is translated from the exons GGATCAAGTCTTCAGGATAACTCCCAGCAACAAAGAGGAGGTTCAGGTGCTGAAGAAACTCCTGGGAAACATCAAG gtcGACCTATGGCAGCCCAACAGTGCCTCTCTGATCCGACACAATGCCACTGTGGACGTGCACGTGAGACGGAACGACACACGAGGGCTACGGACACGCCTCCAGAAAGAACACATAGATTTTAA GGTGTTCATATCTAACCTTCAGAGGGAAATTGAAAAGCAGACGGGACATCGCTCTTCCCGCAAGAGGAGGTCTGAATCCCAATATGACTATGAGGTGTACCACTCTCTGGAGGAG ATCCAGAGTTGGATGTTTGAGATGAACAGGACCCATCCTCACCTGGTGGACATGTTCTCTATAGGGAGGTCATATGAAGGCAGGCCCCTCTATATACTtcag cTAGGAAAGAGAACACGGTCCTATAAGAAGGCCGTGTGGATAGACTGTGGGGTCCACGCCAGAGAGTGGATCGGACCAGCCTTCTGTCAGTGGTTTGTCAAAGAG GCTCTGCATTCCTACCAGTATGACTCTGTGATGAGACGACTGATGAACCAGCTCAACTTCTACATCATGCCTGTCTTCAACGTTGACGGATATCACTTCAGCTGGACTACG GATCGTTTCTGGAGAAAAACCAGGTCCAAAAACGCCAAGTACCACTGCAGAGGTGTTGACGCCAACAGGAACTGGAAAGTCAAGTGGTGTG AGGAGGGTGCATCCTCCCAACCCTGTGATGACACGTACTGCGGACCCTTCCCCGAGTCCGAGCCGGAGGTCAAGGCGGTTGCCAAGTTCCTGCGGAAGCACAAGAAGCGTGTCAAGGCCTACATCTCCATCCACGCCTACGCCCAAATGTTGCTCTACCCCTACTCCTATAAATACGCCACCATCCCTAACTTCAACTGTGTG GAGTCAGCTGCACACAATGCAGTGACTGCCCTGTACTCTGCCTATGGAGTGAGGTATAGATATGGACCTGCCTCCACCACACTGT ATGTCAGCTCAGGCAGCTCCATGGACTGGGCCTATAGGAACGGGATCCCTTATGCCTTTGCCTTTGAACTGCGGGACACAGGCTACTTTGGCTTCCTGTTACCTGAAGCCCTGATCAACCCCACCTGTACTGAGACCATGAGAGCAGTGAAGACCATCTCATCAGGCCTACTGAAGAagtgtgagacagggatgcatcAGCTGGACAGGGAGCGATATCCATATCTCTGA